GGCCCGAGGCCAGCGCCCGTTGCAGCAGGCCCTGCGCCAGGGCGGGCTTGGACTCGAAGCTCACCTCATCTGGCACGCCTCCCGTCCTGCGACGCTCCGCGTCTTGCGTCCATGCCTCGGGAAGGTACAGCTCCCGGTCCACCAGGGCATGGCCTCGGGGCGTCGCGTAGGAGAGGAAGATGCCTACCTGGGCATTCTCCACCCCCCCTGTGTCAGGGAAGTTGTCGCCTCGGCTGAGGTGCCG
This is a stretch of genomic DNA from Myxococcaceae bacterium JPH2. It encodes these proteins:
- a CDS encoding transposase, producing the protein RHLSRGDNFPDTGGVENAQVGIFLSYATPRGHALVDRELYLPEAWTQDAERRRTGGVPDEVSFESKPALAQGLLQRALASG